The genomic segment TCCCACGTCGCTCGCTCGGTGTCGGTCCGGTCGAACGGCTGAGCCCTATCCATCGCTGCCAAGACGCGGACTATCTCATCCGGGGTCATCGGACCGTCTTTCTCAGACAATGTGGAATCCGGAGTAACGATCACTTCCGTGTCGTCGGGCAATTCGGCAGGGTGGTCGAGGACGACTTGGCCGCTCTTGATCCTGCCTCGGAGTACGTTCATTACGGTCCTCCCATATTACTATGCGAAATAATCTCCGGCCCCGAGGCAGCCCTCTCGCATCAAGTGACTTTCAAGTCGGCGATACTGTAGGCGGCATCGGTATGACATCAATTCTACCGGAATTTCGGACCTGTCGGGAGGCGGCTCAAGCTCTCTAAAATCCGGATAGGCTTGCAGTGTGGTATGGGCATTTTTTGCATTTATTGCGCGCGGAAACCCCCGTTTTGGGACCCGGCGCTCGGCGCGGGTCTCCGACCCCGCCGCTCGCCCTCCCTCGGACGCCGCCGCCCGCGGCAGGCTGGCGTGGGAGACCTGCGGTCGGGCCGAACGGCGGGGTCGGAGACCCGCGCCGAGCGTGTGAGGCATTTTTTTGCATTTATTGCGCTGAAACCCCTGTTTTTAGGACCGGTGGGTCGCCAGCGGTGAAACAATCTTCAATCCGGGCCGCGGACGTGGGCCGCGACTTCGTCTTTGTAAAACCGCCGGAGTCGTTCATGCAAATCGGCGGAGAGCGGCGGGAGTGTGGTGGCGGACGCGTTCGCCTTCGCCTGTTCCGGATTCCGCGCGCCGGGGATGATGACGCTGACGGCCGAGAAGTCCAGGCACCACCGTAGCGCGAACTGGGCCATCGTGTAGCCCGGCGGAACGAACGGACGGAGTTTGTTGGTGACGTCCAGCCCCTTCTCGAAGCCCAACCCGGCGAACGTCTCGCCGACGTTAAATTTTTCGCCGTGCTGGTTGTACGAGCGGTGGTCACCTGGCGCGAACGTGGAAGCCGGCGTGTACTTACCGGCGAGCAAGCCGGACGCGAGCGGTAGGCGGACGATAATCGCCACGCCTTTTCGGCGGGCCTCGTCAAAAATAGCCGTGTCGGGCGTCTGACGAAAGACGTTGAAGATCACCTGGAGGGACGCCAAGCCTTCTTGCGCGAGGCAAAGCCTGGCCTCGGCCGTCGACTCCACGCTCGCCCCCCACCGCTTGATCTTACCCTCGGCCTTGAGCGCCCGCATCACGTTGAATACTTCGCCCCGCTCCAGGATCGACTGCGGCACGCAGTGCAACTGAGTGAGGTCGAGGGCGTCGACACCGAGCCGCCGGAGGGAGGCTTCGGTGTGCGCACGGAGGTTGGCAGGTGTGCAGTTTTCGGGCAGACCGGGTCGCGGGAAGCGACCGAGCTTGGTGGCGACGAACAACCGCCCCGGTCGCTCGCGCAGGAAGCGCCCGACCAGTTCTTCGCTCCGCCCGGCGCCGTAGACGTCGGCCGTATCGAGGAACGTGGTGCCGGTGTCGACGGCCGCGCGAAGGGTGGCCAGCGCGTCGGTGTCCGACACGTCTCCCCACTGATCGCCGCCGATCTGCCAGCACCCGAGCCCGATCTCCGACACCTGTACCGGGTCGCCGCCGAACGTGCGCAGCCGCATGGGAAACAGTCCTGGTGT from the Fimbriiglobus ruber genome contains:
- a CDS encoding aldo/keto reductase → MRLRTFGGDPVQVSEIGLGCWQIGGDQWGDVSDTDALATLRAAVDTGTTFLDTADVYGAGRSEELVGRFLRERPGRLFVATKLGRFPRPGLPENCTPANLRAHTEASLRRLGVDALDLTQLHCVPQSILERGEVFNVMRALKAEGKIKRWGASVESTAEARLCLAQEGLASLQVIFNVFRQTPDTAIFDEARRKGVAIIVRLPLASGLLAGKYTPASTFAPGDHRSYNQHGEKFNVGETFAGLGFEKGLDVTNKLRPFVPPGYTMAQFALRWCLDFSAVSVIIPGARNPEQAKANASATTLPPLSADLHERLRRFYKDEVAAHVRGPD